From the genome of Anaerolineales bacterium:
AGCGGCGGAGCGCCCTTGCGCCCATCGCGGTCGCGGTCAGGTCGAGCACGCCCAGCAGCGAGCCCTGCACCTCTCCGGTGCGCAAGGTCTCGGTCAGCTCGAGTCCGCGGCGCGTTGCCGGATCGAGGATCATGAAATCGGCCAGCGAATAGGTTTGGATCTCGCGCACGAGGTCCAGCGCCGCGGGCTGAGTCTCCTGCAGGTACTGCACCAGGACTCCCGCCGCACACACGGCCGCCGACTTCCGATCCAGCCCAAATCCCTCCAGGGAGGCGGTCTCGAACTGGCGCAGGAGGGCCTGTTCGCAGCGCCCGGGCTCGAAGCGCCAGGCAGGCCAAACCGTCCGGGCGCCGGCTTCCTCGGGGCCGTTCGCCTCCCCCTCCGGCTCGACCACCTCTGCGGGACCCAGACGGACGAGCTCAGTCCGCACCGCCTGGGACGCGTCATCGGCTTCGAACTCGCACACCCGGAATTCCCCCGTGCTGATGTCCATATACGCCACCGCCCCCAGCTTGGCGCGGGCCGTGCCGCAGGCCAGATAGTTGTTCTTTTTCGGGGAGAGCATCCCCGATTCCATAACGGTTCCCGGCGTGATCACGCGGGTCACCTGCCGCGGCATTAAGCCGCCCACGGCTTCCCCGACCTGTTCGCAGATCGCGACGTGGTAACCGCGTTGAATGAGCCGGGCGATGTAGCCTTCCGCGGCGTGGTAGGGGATGCCCGCCATCGGCACGCGGCTTCCTTTGGCCACATTGCGCGAGGTCAGGACGATCTCCAACTCGCGGGAAGCGGTCTCCGCGTCGGAATCGAACGTTTCGTAGAAGTCCCCCAGCCGAAAAAACAGCAGGGCGTGCGGGTACTTCCGCTTGATATCGAGGTACTGCCTGCGGATGGGCGTCAGATCGTCATCCATCATCCGCGCCTAAGGATTTCATCCGGACCATCCTCCGAAGATCTTCCGGGGGCGATTATATCCGCCGCAGGCCGTGGAAGGCGGCGAGGATGCTGAGAAACAATCCCAACCCCACAGCCGCCAAGATCGCCATGCCCGCCTGCGGCCCCAGCGTCTGGGCAATCCAGCCGGCTTGCAGGGCTCCTACGGGCAAAGCCCCGAAAAAAGCCAGGAGGTAGATGCTCATGATCCTACCCCGGATCTCGTCGGGCACCTGCAGTTGGATGAGGGAGTTAATGGATGTGTTCTGGACCACCAGGCCGAAGCCCGCGGCCAATAACAGCACCAGAGACGCCGTATAGGACCCACACAGGGCGAAGCCCAGCAGGGACAGCGGAAAAAGGATTCCCCCCAGAACGAACGGCTTCACCCTGCCCGTCGCATGGGCGATCGCCGCCATGAACAGGGAACCCAGGAGCGCGCCCACTCCGACCGCCGCGGTCAGGAACCCGAGAGCCGTCTCGCCCCGGTGAAAAACCTCCACGGCGAAGGCCGGCAGGAGGGTGGCGTACGCGAAGGGAAACATCGCGCTGACGGCCGTCATCAAGATCAGCGGGAGGATGACCGGATGCCGGCGGGCATAGCGGATTCCCTCCCGGATCCGCAGGGGCGATCCCGCCGTGACCGGCGCCGGCGCGGAGGGGATATGCATGGCCAGCAATCCGGCGATCACCGCCAGGTAGGAGGCACCGTTCAGCCCGAAACACCAGGCCGACCCCCAACTCGCCAGAACGAAGCCCGCCACCGCCGGCCCGATGACCCGCGCCAAGTTGAACATGGTGGAATTCAAGGCAATCGCGTGCAGGAGGTCCCGGCGGTCGTCGATGATCTCGACGGTGAAGGATTGGCGGGTGGGCGCATCCAGCGAGTTGACGACTCCCAGCAAGACGGCCGCCACGAACACGTGGCGGACCTCCAAAACGCCGAAGGCCAGCAGCAAAGCCAACAGAAAAGCCAGGAGCATCGAGGCCGTCTGCGTGTACAATAAAATGGTCCGCCGGGGTAACCGGTCGGCAATCACCCCGGCCGGCAGCATCAGGAAGAAGTTGGGGAAGCTGTTGGCGAACGCAACGGCGCCCAGCATGAACTTGGAGCCGGTCATTTCATAGACGACCCATTGCTGGGCCACCATCTGCATCCACGTGCCGATGAGCGAAACCGATTGGCCCGCAAACCACAACCGGTAATTGGGAAATCGAAACGCCCCGGCGGCGGATACGGCATGGTGCATTTCCCGCGTTTTCAGCGTCATTCACGAACCTTTTACGCTTTTTTTCGCCACTTTTTGACCCGACAAGCGCGCTTTCGGAGTATAATCGATTTCATCACCACGATTTGTCCAGATCGGCAAAAAAGGCGGTTTTTCAACGGCTTTGCCTTTTTTGTTGCTTCTGGATAATGGCTTTGGAGAAACAGCCGGCAGGCATCGGAGTTGCAGCCAAACCGGCGGGAACGGCCGTCGTTCGGGTCGGATCCGATGCGGCGATCAGGAAAGCGAGCGGTCGGTGTACAACTACACTCCCATCAATGATTTGACCAGCCCAAGCGAGGAGAAGCCCATCCGGATCCTGTATATCGAGGATTATCCGGACAACCGGCTGTTGATCCGCCGGGTGTTGATGGCCGAGGGGTACCACGTTCTGGAAGCCGGAGACGCCCAGCAAGCCTTGAAATTGGCGCTCTCCGACCCTCCCGACCTGATCCTGATGGATATCAACCTCCCGGAGGTGGACGGCTACACCCTCACCGCCAGGATCCGATCGACGCCGCGGTTGGCCCACATCCCGGTGGTCGCCCTAACGGCGAACGTCATGAAGGGAGACCGGGAGCGCGTACTGGAAGCGGGCTGCGACGGCTACATCCAGAAGCCCGTCGACATCGACCAACTGCCTTGGCAAATCTCGAAATATCTCCGCAAGTCAAAAGGACCATAGGCTCATGAATACCAGCCCCGATCCAACCCCTTCCTCGCCGCCCTCCCAAGATCCGGCCGATGTGCGGAGAAAGAGGATCGTCAATCCGAAAGAAGCCACGATTCTGGTGGTGGAAGACAACGTGTCGAACTTTGTGCTGATGGCGCGCATGCTGGCGTACCTTGGAATCCATTGCGAGTGGAAGACCTCCGGATACGAGGTCGTGGAATACGCCCATACGCTGCCGAGGGTCGATCTGATCCTGATGGACATCCGCCTTCCGTACGAGGACGGCTACGAAGCTTTGCGCAAGATCCGAACTTCCTTGTACAAAGACATCCCCGTCGTCGCGGTGACGGCCAACGCCAGCCAGGATGAATTGAATCGGGCGCAGGCGGCCGGTTTCGACGGCTTCGTCGGGAAGCCGTTGGATCCGGACCGGTTTCCGGACCAGATCCGCCGGATGCTGCACGGGGAGCCGGTTTGGGAGTATTCATAGAAAGGGAGCGATCCCTTTAGGAGCATTCGGGCATGGCTGAGCGAATGGGCTTCCGGTCGAATCCAATCCTGAACCTCCTGGCGCCGCGCAGCATGTCGACGGCGTTCATCGGCATCCTCCTGCCGTTCGTCATCCTGCCCATGCTGATGGGCTGGCTGGCCTACTCCACCACCCGCAACAGCTTCTTTGAAACCAGCGCGGCCAGCTTGGTGAACTCCTTCGAGGGCGTGGATGCGAAATCCCGCATCTGGCAGACGGACGGATACGAACGGGTTCAATCCATCGGCCGCAACACGGACATCGTCGCCGCGGCCGCCGCGCTGGAATCCACGGCCGAATCGAAAGACGCGTTCTTCGATGCCGTGTACCGACTGGCGCCGCGCGGCGTCATGTTCGAGAATTTCTTCGTCGTAGAGGCCGCCACCGGAACGATCATCGCTTCGACCCAACCGGATTGGGAGGGGGTTGGGCTGGTCGGCACCAGCGGGATCAATCCCGCGCCGGATTGGAGCCAGCCGTTTTCCTACGTCCAGGTCAACCATCCGCTGTTCAGCCCTTCCTCCTTCACCGTCCTGGCCGCCGCGCCGCTCCAGACGCCATCCCGGCAGACCGGATTGGTTCTCGTCGGGATCCTGCTGCAGACGGAGTTGTATCAGGTCGTCACGGTTCCGTTAAACAACGCCGCCGTGAATTACATCGTCCTCACCTTCAATGATTCCTCCTACGTCCGGGTCAACCTCGGCGAAGGAACCTTCACCAGCCTTCAATTCAGCATCAACACTTCGCAGATCCCGTCGACCCCCGCCAAGCCGTCGACCTACAACAACGTCCTCGGACTGCCGGTGGTCGGGTATACCGACTACCTGAACATCCGCAACATCGTCGGCGAGAGCGGCGGGGAACCCTCGACGACCAAGATCCTGGTTGAGCGGGATCAAGCGACCGTCTTCGCCGCCCTGACCCCCTTGAATTCCATCTTTCTCCTATTCGGCGCGGCGATCGCCGCCGCGCTGGCGATCGCCGGGGTGCAGGCGTTCTTCTTCATCATCCGCCCCACCACCCGGCTAGCCGCGGCCGTCAACCGCTTTGCGGCCGGGGCGACCGATACCCAATTCCCCGTATACGGAACCTCGGAATTCGTTTCCCTGGCCACTTCGCTAAACCGGCTGACCGGCTCCCTCCGCGACGTGACCCAGCTGATCGGCACGGAGGGGCAATCCTCCACCCGCAAGATCGTGGTTTCCGCCGAATTGGTGCAGGCGCTGGCCGGAAAAGTCAGCGTGGAAGAAACCATGCGGGCGGTGGTCGATCTGATCCGGGACCGTCTGGCGTTCGATTTCTGCGGCATTTATATGGTGGACGACGCCGGCCAATTTGCAGTGATCCGCGAGGCCACCGACCCGGCCGGGGAGAAATTGAAGGCATCGGGCAACCGCTTCCCGCTCGGATCCTATTCGATCATCGGGTCAGTCGCTCAGTCGGGACGGTCCCACCACACACCCAACGTTTCGGAAGACCCGATGTACGTCCGCAACGACCTCCTGCCGGACACCCGCTCCGAGGTGGCCTGCCCGATCCGGGTCAACAAGCGGACGATCGGCGTGCTCGACGTCCATTCCAACGCCGCCAACGGATTCACCGCGGAGGACGTTGACCTGATCCAATCGCTTGCCGATCAAACCGGCTCCGCCATTCAGAACGCGCAAACCCTGGAGACCGCGCGGCTCAGCACCGAGGTTTCGCAGCAGCTGTACCGCATCGGCCGCCTGATCGCCGTCGCCACGACGCCGGAGGACATCTTCAAGGCGACCATCGACGGCATGCGGGGTACGCCGTACGTGGTGACCCTGCTGCAGGCAAGCGAATCGTCCTTGAAAGTCGCCGGGTTTTACGATCCGGTCAATCCCGAAAGCTCCAATCCGCCGTCGGCCGAGATCCAGGAGGATCCGGACACCCTGGCGCGCCTGATGCCTTCCGCCGCGGCCCTGATTGTGAAAGTCGAATCCGGAATGGTTCGCATTCCTGCGAACATCCGCCAATTCCTGGAAACCCTCGGATGCCGCGTGGCCGCCTTCCTCCCCCTGCGGCTGGGCGAACGGTTCCAGGGCGCCGTGATGCTGTCTTCGCGCGATGAAAACGCGATCACCCAGACCAGCATCCGGCCGCTCACTCCCGTGACCGAATCCATCATCTCGGCGATGGACCGTCTGGAATTGCTGCGGACCACACAAAGCCGGCTTTCCGAGCTGGCCACCCTGAACCGGATCAGCCAATCCGTTTCCCAGGCCACCGACCTGCAAGGCTTGTTCGAAACCGTGCACGAACAGACCCGCAACGCGCTGGGCAACATCGACATCATCGTCGCCCTGTACGATGCGAACCGCGACCTGCTTTCCTTCCCCTACGCTTTTCTCGGCGGGGAAACCGTCAACCTCGAAACCTCCGCAATGGGCGACAGCCTGTACGCGCTGGTCATCCGCAACGCCCAGCCGCTGCTCCTGGAAGAAAACGTTCAGGAACGCGCTGCAGCCCTCGGCGTGCCGCTGAGCGGCCTCGTTCCGCAGGGTGCAGGGGCGCA
Proteins encoded in this window:
- a CDS encoding MFS transporter codes for the protein MTLKTREMHHAVSAAGAFRFPNYRLWFAGQSVSLIGTWMQMVAQQWVVYEMTGSKFMLGAVAFANSFPNFFLMLPAGVIADRLPRRTILLYTQTASMLLAFLLALLLAFGVLEVRHVFVAAVLLGVVNSLDAPTRQSFTVEIIDDRRDLLHAIALNSTMFNLARVIGPAVAGFVLASWGSAWCFGLNGASYLAVIAGLLAMHIPSAPAPVTAGSPLRIREGIRYARRHPVILPLILMTAVSAMFPFAYATLLPAFAVEVFHRGETALGFLTAAVGVGALLGSLFMAAIAHATGRVKPFVLGGILFPLSLLGFALCGSYTASLVLLLAAGFGLVVQNTSINSLIQLQVPDEIRGRIMSIYLLAFFGALPVGALQAGWIAQTLGPQAGMAILAAVGLGLFLSILAAFHGLRRI
- a CDS encoding response regulator, coding for MRILYIEDYPDNRLLIRRVLMAEGYHVLEAGDAQQALKLALSDPPDLILMDINLPEVDGYTLTARIRSTPRLAHIPVVALTANVMKGDRERVLEAGCDGYIQKPVDIDQLPWQISKYLRKSKGP
- a CDS encoding response regulator; protein product: MNTSPDPTPSSPPSQDPADVRRKRIVNPKEATILVVEDNVSNFVLMARMLAYLGIHCEWKTSGYEVVEYAHTLPRVDLILMDIRLPYEDGYEALRKIRTSLYKDIPVVAVTANASQDELNRAQAAGFDGFVGKPLDPDRFPDQIRRMLHGEPVWEYS
- a CDS encoding GAF domain-containing protein; its protein translation is MAERMGFRSNPILNLLAPRSMSTAFIGILLPFVILPMLMGWLAYSTTRNSFFETSAASLVNSFEGVDAKSRIWQTDGYERVQSIGRNTDIVAAAAALESTAESKDAFFDAVYRLAPRGVMFENFFVVEAATGTIIASTQPDWEGVGLVGTSGINPAPDWSQPFSYVQVNHPLFSPSSFTVLAAAPLQTPSRQTGLVLVGILLQTELYQVVTVPLNNAAVNYIVLTFNDSSYVRVNLGEGTFTSLQFSINTSQIPSTPAKPSTYNNVLGLPVVGYTDYLNIRNIVGESGGEPSTTKILVERDQATVFAALTPLNSIFLLFGAAIAAALAIAGVQAFFFIIRPTTRLAAAVNRFAAGATDTQFPVYGTSEFVSLATSLNRLTGSLRDVTQLIGTEGQSSTRKIVVSAELVQALAGKVSVEETMRAVVDLIRDRLAFDFCGIYMVDDAGQFAVIREATDPAGEKLKASGNRFPLGSYSIIGSVAQSGRSHHTPNVSEDPMYVRNDLLPDTRSEVACPIRVNKRTIGVLDVHSNAANGFTAEDVDLIQSLADQTGSAIQNAQTLETARLSTEVSQQLYRIGRLIAVATTPEDIFKATIDGMRGTPYVVTLLQASESSLKVAGFYDPVNPESSNPPSAEIQEDPDTLARLMPSAAALIVKVESGMVRIPANIRQFLETLGCRVAAFLPLRLGERFQGAVMLSSRDENAITQTSIRPLTPVTESIISAMDRLELLRTTQSRLSELATLNRISQSVSQATDLQGLFETVHEQTRNALGNIDIIVALYDANRDLLSFPYAFLGGETVNLETSAMGDSLYALVIRNAQPLLLEENVQERAAALGVPLSGLVPQGAGAQESGGGSASGAVPRSWLGVPLITANQVVGALILLDSENENRFKDNDLRLLSTIATQIASTIRTSSLLQESERKAVQLQTAAEIARETIGLLDLDRLLSHSINLIRERFGFYHSSVFLLDDERKFAMLRESTGEAGRQMKARGHKLGVGSQSIVGWVTENARPRVADDVTADPMHRPNPLLPATRAELGIPLRIGETVIGALDVQSTLPYAFTPDDITILQVIADQIAIAVENARLFSTTREYLARHRSLYQVTTAAASSSSLDNALFSAAQGLRVTMNGSRVALFLLNPDKDTLVVRAHSGFNSREVEKMRVPLGQGVQGWVASNKQPSLVASTAADSRYLMIDSDIQSELCVPLIHRDELLGVLDIQSPHFSAFSEDDVQLLGTVASSLAAIMSSTVLFEQVTQERERLRHLYEEAIGMAGPPSGDMESLMRSALERVRSVSGADCVSIAFPSGKDEVRIEMCTCEPHLKHITGLVAHYGQDVIGEALSTNKAVTYSPASTGTLSRALAQAGIRTALALPLQWTGRTIGGLLLSRMSSDRNFSTEEVQLANLLALQVAANLESARLFDQTRRQAEREHLLFEITSRIRRSVDMQGILTTTASELSRALGARRASIKLGLADTSSPEEGDGGEDREPQG